One region of Quercus lobata isolate SW786 chromosome 2, ValleyOak3.0 Primary Assembly, whole genome shotgun sequence genomic DNA includes:
- the LOC115973999 gene encoding uncharacterized protein LOC115973999, whose translation MEDLENRWQHLSLTESEERKVDLTRNKKNLNFVLAAKFFTRRSINIEAVARTFRSIWRTRGSFEVSEGGNNIALMAFELEVDLEKVLQGEPWAFDRHLVAFLRYDGTMPVQNLRFEKTTFWVQLHNLPFALLTVEAAISIGETIGTIVKSKDVGEMRGGNFMRIRVEVDITKPLCRGRKISWDGQGNDWVAFMYERLPNICYWCGQASHDDKDCILWLSSKGSL comes from the coding sequence ATGGAGGATTTAGAAAACAGATGGCAGCATTTGTCACTAACGGAGAGTGAAGAGAGGAAAGTGGACCTGACTAGGAATAAGAAGAATCTGAACTTTGTCTTGGctgcaaaatttttcacaaggaGATCCATCAACATTGAAGCAGTAGCAAGAACCTTCCGTTCGATATGGCGTACTCGAGGTAGTTTTGAGGTGAGTGAGGGGGGTAATAATATTGCACTAATGGCGTTTGAATTGGAAGTTGATTTGGAGAAGGTTCTCCAAGGCGAGCCGTGGGCTTTTGATCGCCATCTCGTGGCTTTTCTAAGGTATGATGGGACAATGCCAGTCCAGAATCTTCGGTTTGAGAAGACGACTTTTTGGGTTCAACTCCACAACCTTCCATTCGCGCTTTTAACGGTGGAGGCAGCCATAAGCATTGGTGAAACAATTGGGACTATTGTTAAATCTAAGGATGTGGGGGAGATGCGAGGAGGTAATTTTATGCGCATTCGCGTGGAGGTGGATATTACAAAACCCTTATGCAGAGGGAGGAAGATCTCTTGGGATGGACAGGGGAATGATTGGGTGGCTTTTATGTATGAACGTTTGCCGAATATTTGTTACTGGTGCGGCCAAGCTTCGCATGATGATAAAGATTGTATTTTATGGCTCAGTAGTAAAGGATCTTTATAG